Within Candidatus Goldiibacteriota bacterium, the genomic segment CAGTTTTAATAAAATGGCAAAAATTACAGGGGAAGAACAAATATCTAAAGCTGAGCTGGTCTCTGCGCTGGTTCTTGAAATTTTATCCGCGATTGCAGTGATACTTGGCTCCCATGGGGGCATTTTGACGCTGATTACATTTATTTTGCTTACGATTCAGGCGTTTAGAAGCAGAAGAATTATGATTTCATATCAGAAAAAACGTAAAATAAAGTTGGTAATGTCGGGTTTGGCAGTATTTTTTATTTCCCCATATTATCTGCAGTTTAAGATTAACAGGATGAATTTAAAGTCTGGAACAAGACGCGTCAAAAACACACATACCGGATAATAAAATGTGGAAGT encodes:
- a CDS encoding DUF4234 domain-containing protein — protein: MANKKRISADKTKKRVKKADKRTAKKAVPAVKAAGQNRGVAIKKTPVLLVILFQLITLGIYYPIWFLRRMNSFNKMAKITGEEQISKAELVSALVLEILSAIAVILGSHGGILTLITFILLTIQAFRSRRIMISYQKKRKIKLVMSGLAVFFISPYYLQFKINRMNLKSGTRRVKNTHTG